In one Coccinella septempunctata chromosome 6, icCocSept1.1, whole genome shotgun sequence genomic region, the following are encoded:
- the LOC123315043 gene encoding uncharacterized protein LOC123315043 isoform X2 — protein sequence MDYDHLAYTGCNLKIFAFKALCSMFSDLRFKDLTKIFISEKSGREAYYEKLDVKSPDPRALAVSPAWKVLNELHAAPPYGLYDAKRLYFGKTDINKIEFQELNFMHYSTSCSPRYVTAIKEIVASDNCKKLNKIAITNCLFKDERLQNSDENPKKKRKYNHEQPLSEEEKKFVDGLSNLKKLELYACCRYEGFRIYYFIQYLTNLTELTLEVPASLNGIFIKKLFEQCVYLETLKVNVVLSNEAFNHDFCMNISMAKNLKNLRYEIYRISLEHIFFGLAQMTKMERLFLKCKYVDNFGDVYLNRFLKGNPNLELMIVIINTATEGMLKTLTKNMRLYKNGSKMFFAKKDERIFTEGFPIPEHHYYELISPHTHVANLNISDDFYLR from the exons CTCAATGTTTAGTGATTTGAGGTTCAAGGATTTGACTAAAATATTTATCAGTGAAAAATCAGGAAGGGAAGCATATTATG agAAACTAGATGTGAAAAGTCCTGATCCTCGAGCATTAGCAGTTAGTCCAGCGTGGAAGGTATTGAATGAACTTCATGCAGCACCTCCATATGGTTTATATGATGCAAAG AGATTATATTTTGGAAAAACAGACATAAACAAAATAGAATTTCAGGAATTGAATTTTATGCATTATTCAACTTCATGCTCTCCTAGATATGTGACTGCAATAAAAGAAATTGTTGCTTCTGATAACTGCAAAAAGTTGAATAAAATCGCAATAACCAACTGTTTATTCAAAG ATGAGCGCCTGCAGAATTCTGACGAAAACcctaagaaaaaaagaaaatataacCACGAACAACCACTTTCagaagaagagaaaaaatttGTAGATGGCTTGAGTAACCTCAAAAAACTGGAACTCTATGCATGCTgcag ATATGAAGGATTCAGAATATATTATTTCATACAGTACCTTACAAATTTAACAGAATTGACTCTAGAAGTTCCTGCTTCCCTGAATGGAATATTCATCAAAAAG CTCTTTGAACAATGTGTTTATTTAGAAACGCTGAAGGTTAATGTTGTGTTATCAAACGAAGCCTTCAATCACGATTTCTGTATGAACATATcgatggcaaaaaatttgaaaaatcttaG ATATGAGATTTATAGAATTTCTTTAGAGCACATTTTTTTTGGTTTGGCACAGATGACCAAAATGGAAAGATTATTCCTCAAATGTAAATATGTAGATAACTTTGGGGATGTTTATCTTAATAGGTTCCTCAAAGGAAATCCTAACTTAGAACTGATGATAGTGATTATTAACACTGCTACTGAAGGTATGTTGAAAACGCTAACGAAAAATATGAGACTATATAAAAATGGGAGTAAAATGTTTTTCGCCAAGAAAGACGAGAGAATTTTTACTGAAGGTTTTCCAATACCGGAACACCATTACTATGAACTAATTTCTCCTCATACTCATGTTGCCAATCTTAATATATCGGATGACTTTTATCTTAGGTAG